From a region of the Panicum virgatum strain AP13 chromosome 2K, P.virgatum_v5, whole genome shotgun sequence genome:
- the LOC120673812 gene encoding protein EMSY-LIKE 3-like: MKFPKKDLPKKDFLPPRNRVRKRASRDIDILHTESLIKLVEKVFSVSNPNPLEVEDAKRPLKEQLVDAIARHAEASDGESEIYEQFAI, encoded by the exons ATGAAGTTTCCAAAAAAGGATTTACCCAAAAAGGATTTTCTACCTCCACGAAACAGGGTTAGAAAAAGAGCTTCCAGAGACATCGATATACTTCACACTGAGAGCCTCATAAAACTG GTGGAGAAAGTTTTTAGCGTTAGCAATCCAAATCCCCTGGAAGTAGAGGACGCAAAGAGACCACTCAAG GAGCAACTAGTTGATGCAATAGCAAGGCATGCTGAGGCATCTGATGGTGAAAGTGAAATATATGAGCAATTTGCAATTTAA
- the LOC120696006 gene encoding putative cyclin-dependent kinase F-2 codes for MAGAAVAVTAARKRAAPDGPCPAAPGGDRKRPKYNFGSIYDYQKLGVLGKGTYGVVVRARHRATGETVAVKWVRATRGGREDALRAAYREAGCLAACRGAPSVLQIRDVATDAATGDLFLITELVAGRTLRDRLNLAGAFPEPRARAAMRQLLRGAAAVHATGTLHRDIKPENVLVGPGGALKICDFGMATPARPPYPEDPCSVGTLWYLAPEQLRGSRWYDAAVDVWALGCVMFELLAGEPLFVDVETDEDLLMEVLHLGHQIDSRGVAAFKGLPPDLSQAAGEVLCGLLCVDEDKRLTAAEALEHRWFTDEDAQSPEPGDA; via the coding sequence atggcgggggcggcggtggcggtgacgGCAGCGAGGAAGCGAGCGGCGCCCGAcggcccctgccccgcagcGCCCGGCGGCGACAGGAAGCGCCCCAAGTACAACTTCGGATCCATCTACGACTACCAGAAGCTCGGGGTGCTGGGGAAGGGCACGTACGGCGTCGTGGTGCGggcgcgccaccgcgccacgGGCGAGACGGTGGCCGTCAAGTGGGTCCGCGCcacccgcggcggccgcgaggacGCCCTCCGCGCGGCCTACCGCGAGGCCGGCTGCCTGGCCGCCTGCCGCGGCGCCCCCTCGGTGCTGCAGATCCGCGACGTGGCCACCGACGCCGCCACCGGTGATCTCTTCCTCATCACGGAGCTCGTCGCGGGCCGCACGCTCCGCGACCGGCTCAACCTCGCGGGCGCCTTCCCGGAGCCCCGCGCGCGGGCCGCCATGCGCCAGCtcctgcgcggcgcggcggcggtgcacgcCACGGGCACGCTGCACCGCGACATCAAGCCCGAGAACGTGCTcgtcggccccggcggcgccctCAAGATCTGCGACTTCGGGATGGCCACGCCGGCGCGCCCGCCCTATCCGGAGGACCCGTGCTCCGTCGGCACGCTGTGGTACCTCGCGCCGGAGCAGCTCAGGGGCAGCCGGTGGTACGACGCGGCGGTCGACGTGTGGGCGCTCGGGTGCGTCATGTTcgagctcctcgccggcgagcccctgtTCGTGGACGTCGAGACAGATGAGGACCTCCTGATGGAGGTGCTACACCTGGGGCACCAGATCGACTCCCGCGGGGTGGCGGCGTTCAAGGGCCTGCCGCCGGACCTGTCGCAGGCGGCTGGCGAGGTCCTGTGTGGTTTGCTGTGCGTTGACGAGGACAAGAGGCTCACTGCGGCAGAAGCGCTCGAGCACCGGTGGTTCACAGATGAGGATGCCCAGTCGCCGGAGCCTGGGGATGCCTGA